A single window of Aspergillus oryzae RIB40 DNA, chromosome 8 DNA harbors:
- a CDS encoding LysM peptidoglycan-binding domain-containing protein (predicted protein) translates to MIYWTTLVLGLLLQLLSVSAGTTLATTTTSSSKYEPTQPGIPSNCDKFHLVAAGDQCGTIEAKYGITDAQFKAWNPTINSGCTNLWLDYYVCVHVPDDTTTTTTSKTPGPTDTAPEPRMPGIVSNCKKYYLVKKGDDCYSIDTAAGITLAQFRSWNTMIDAACTNLWVDYYVCIGV, encoded by the exons ATGATTTACTGGACCACTCTTGTCCTGGGCTTGCTCCTACAGCTGCTGTCTGTCAGCGCTGGCACAACGCTCgccacaaccaccacatcctcatcaaaATATGAGCCAACCCAACCAGGTATACCATCCAACTGTGACAAGTTCCATCTCGTCGCGGCCGGGGATCAGTGCGGTACCATCGAGGCCAAGTACGGCATCACCGACGCCCAATTCAAAGCCTGGAATCCTACTATAAACTCTG GATGCACCAACCTCTGGCTAGACTACTACGTCTGCGTCCACGTCCCGGATGACACAACGACGACAACAACGAGTAAAACACCCGGTCCCACGGACACTGCTCCCGAGCCGCGGATGCCCGGCATCGTGAGTAACTGTAAGAAATATTACCTGGTCAAGAAAGGTGACGACTGTTACTCTATCGATACTGCCGCGGGTATTACGCTCGCTCAGTTCCGCTCGTGGAATACGATGATTGATGCGGCCTGTACCAATTTGTGGGTGGATTATTACGTCTGCATAGGTGTTTAG